Proteins from a genomic interval of Pirellulales bacterium:
- a CDS encoding VOC family protein: protein MQPRILPFLMFQGNAEEAMAFYVSLFPGSEVTDLVRYGPGQAGKRFARR from the coding sequence ATGCAACCAAGAATCCTTCCTTTCCTGATGTTTCAAGGCAACGCCGAAGAGGCGATGGCGTTTTATGTTTCGCTGTTCCCCGGCAGCGAGGTGACCGACCTTGTTCGCTATGGCCCCGGCCAGGCCGGCAAGCGGTTCGCAAGGCGGTGA
- a CDS encoding NYN domain-containing protein, whose product MRFEQKRVDILLGVDLALLAAKHQITDAAILAGDSDFLPAIAAAKPEGVVIHLFHGGSPHRDLMELCDERNRITQEFVDGVRMASH is encoded by the coding sequence TTGCGGTTCGAACAAAAGCGTGTAGACATTTTGTTGGGTGTGGACCTCGCACTGCTCGCCGCCAAACATCAAATCACAGACGCTGCAATTCTCGCAGGCGACAGCGATTTTTTGCCGGCCATTGCGGCTGCTAAACCGGAGGGAGTGGTAATTCACCTTTTTCACGGAGGCTCGCCTCATCGTGATCTCATGGAACTTTGCGATGAGCGAAACCGAATAACGCAAGAATTCGTCGACGGCGTTCGCATGGCGTCGCATTGA